The genomic interval GTGCTTGCCCGCTCTTGCGGCCGCCTCGGCCATATCGGCGTGCAGCGGTGTCGGGCTCGCCACGATGACCGCTTCGATCCGGTCATCTTCCAGCAGATCCCCATATTCGGTGGACCAGTCAACCCCACCCAGCCGCTCGGAGTTCTCCCGGGCGACCTTCTCGTTTGCGTCCACGATCCTCACCAGATGGGCCCCAGGAATGCGGCCTGCGAGGTTTGCCGCGTGAAAGCGGCCCATCCTCCCCAGAC from Salifodinibacter halophilus carries:
- a CDS encoding Gfo/Idh/MocA family oxidoreductase, translated to MGRFHAANLAGRIPGAHLVRIVDANEKVARENSERLGGVDWSTEYGDLLEDDRIEAVIVASPTPLHADMAEAAARAGKH